A region of uncultured Carboxylicivirga sp. DNA encodes the following proteins:
- a CDS encoding LytTR family DNA-binding domain-containing protein, with product MSKVINCLIVDDESAARDVLESHLSKIDQIKVVALCKNALEAFQRLTNQSIDLIFLDINMPEISGLDFAKAINRNCRVIFTTAYREYAIDGFDLKAVDYLLKPIAFDRLLQSVQKYLDETPQIHITSMEEIQSETNDFIFVRSDRKMVKISFNEILFIESLSDYIRIHLTDQTITTRETISNIEAKLPTANFIRTHRSFIVAIQHIKAFTHETVEIANHEIPISRSYKNEVIERLEKL from the coding sequence TGAGCAAAGTTATAAACTGCCTGATTGTTGATGATGAATCGGCTGCCCGCGATGTTCTGGAAAGTCATTTAAGCAAGATTGACCAGATTAAAGTGGTGGCTTTATGTAAAAATGCACTGGAAGCCTTTCAAAGGTTAACCAACCAATCCATTGACCTTATTTTTCTCGATATTAACATGCCTGAAATATCAGGACTTGATTTTGCCAAAGCGATCAACCGAAACTGCAGGGTAATTTTTACTACTGCCTATCGCGAATATGCCATTGACGGATTTGATTTAAAAGCTGTTGATTACCTGCTCAAACCCATTGCCTTTGACCGATTGCTTCAATCGGTTCAAAAATACCTGGATGAAACTCCTCAAATTCATATAACTTCGATGGAGGAGATTCAATCCGAAACAAATGATTTTATTTTTGTTCGCTCCGATCGAAAAATGGTGAAAATAAGCTTTAACGAGATTCTCTTTATCGAAAGTTTGAGTGACTACATCAGAATCCATTTAACAGACCAGACGATAACCACCCGCGAAACAATCAGTAATATTGAAGCAAAATTACCCACTGCTAACTTTATCAGAACACATCGCTCCTTTATTGTAGCCATTCAGCACATTAAAGCTTTTACCCATGAAACCGTTGAGATAGCCAACCACGAAATACCCATAAGCAGAAGCTATAAAAACGAGGTTATTGAGCGATTGGAAAAGTTATAA